The following are from one region of the Trichoderma breve strain T069 chromosome 5, whole genome shotgun sequence genome:
- a CDS encoding aldo/keto reductase family domain-containing protein, whose product MASPKPRAILGLMTYGPDNFADNRVTTLEEFKLHLDALQKHGYNEVDTARIYSGGDQEAFTAKAGYKERGLKLATKSYPRTPGQHTATNLRKDLETSLAELGATSVDIFYLHSADRSVPYTETLEAANTLYKEGKFKQLGISNYSAFEIAEIVMLCQHRGWVQPTIYQGVYNALTRNLETEVIPACRRFGLEVVIFTPLGGGLLTGRYKTLDDKEEEGRFNNSTFLGPIFRAMYFNESLFKALDILRLAAESHNLTMPEVALRWLVHHSALKLAKDGGNDGVIFGVSKISQLDQNILDLQKGPLPEEVVKALDAAWIIAKGTSPNPWHTPLEYTYEGHS is encoded by the exons ATGGCATCCCCCAAGCCCAGAGCTATCCTTGGTCTCATGACCTACGGTCCCGACAACTTTGCAGACAACCGTGTAACAACACTTGAAGAGTTCAAACTTCATCTGGATGCTCTCCAAAAGCATGGTTACAACGAAGTCGACACGGCCCGGATCTACTCTGGCGGTGACCAAGAAGCTTTCACCGCAAAAGCTGGATACAAAGAACGTGGTCTCAAGCTCGCTACAAAGAGCTACCCTCGAACTCCTGGACAGCACACGGCCACCAACCTCCGTAAGGATTTGGAGACTTCTTTGGCTGAACTTGGTGCTACATCTGTAGACATCTTCTACCTGCACTCGGCCGACCGCTCTGTCCCCTACACCGAAACCCTGGAGGCGGCAAACACTCTGTACAAGGAGGGGAAATTTAAGCAGCTGGGAATTAGCAACTATTCTGCATTCGAAATAGCAGAGATTGTCATGCTATGTCAACATCGAGGCTGGGTGCAGCCCACCATTTACCAGGGGGTGTATAACGCACTCA CTCGAAACCTTGAGACGGAAGTTATTCCTGCCTGTCGCCGCTTTGGATTGGAAGTCGTCATTTTTACCCCTCTCGGCGGAGGTCTCCTGACTGGGCGCTACAAGACCCTTGATgacaaagaggaggaaggTCGTTTCAACAACAGCACGTTCTTGGGACCTATTTTTAGGGCCATGTACTTTAACGAGAGTTTGTTCAAAGCTCTCGACATCCTCCGACTTGCGGCTGAAAGCCACAACCTAACCATGCCCGAAGTCGCTCTCCGGTGGCTCGTGCATCACTCTGCTTTAAAGTTGGCCAAGGATGGAGGAAACGACGGCGTTATCTTTGGAGTCAGCAAAATTTCTCAGTTGGACCAGAATATCTTGGATCTGCAAAAGGGACCTCTGCCAGAGGAGGTTGTGAAGGCGCTTGATGCTGCTTGGATCATTGCAAAGGGTACCAGCCCCAACCCGTGGCACACACCACTTGAGTACACGTACGAGGGACATTCATAA
- a CDS encoding ppx/GppA phosphatase family domain-containing protein produces MDIWGFEDLGIISDFEEEEEANGSCPGNLMKPSMPASHRDDDRPHPPWEGHRDKLVGIVDMGSNGIRFSITDLSAGLARILPTVLAYRSGISLYDSQYDPETGEQIPIPDDVIADVVTLFNRFLIVCHDMGVDKKNIHIVATEATRKALNSAQFIEVVKEKTGLSIEMLPKEIEGQIGALGIASGFTKLSGLVMDLGGGSTQITWMVSQGGHIRISPLGSFSFPYGAAALSRQLRDLRKGKKKDEGEEAVARFREEMIQKFRDAYDHLQIPETMIEKAKEQGGFRIYLSGGGFRGWGYLLLYLNQSHGKHYPISVINGYTVGREQFEDTDTVKQIAKAAKDVFRVSDRRRSQVPAVAFLVNVLAEAIPHGIREAHFCQGGVREGYLFRTLSPEVRELSPLSVATQNFAPTSYRTIQELLKSAIPKPSKNQTKRFPEEFGEHVIDSFANVMYVHMFMSKETASTTALYSTSVGIMSSTHGVSHQDRARLALMLESRYRGELPPREMEFREALRSLITPEEVWWTTYLGRVGYMITRLYPSGEIDTAKPRVVFSAEWSWTMGKKRNKEGLVLTLSVQKLKNDPAHLKKALEDNVKVIQKVGKKKRWIGKDDPWGMKVKVNVVEEGILETPDC; encoded by the exons ATGGATATCTGGGGGTTTGAAGACCTAGGAATCATATCTGATttcgaggaagaggaagaagcgaaCGGATCATGTCCTGGAAACCTGATGAAACCTAGTATGCCAGCATCTCATAGAGATGACGACAGGCCTCATCCACCATGGGAAGGGCACAGAGACAAACTTGTTGGCATTGTGGATATGGGAAG CAACGGTATTCGCTTTTCGATTACGGATCTATCTGCTGGGTTGGCGCGTATTCTACCGACTGTGTTGGCCTATCGATCTGGTATATCGCTTTACGACTCCCAATATGATCCTGAGACGGGGGAACAGATTCCTATCCCAGACGATGTTATTGCCGACGTAGTTACACTCTTTAACCGGTTTCTCATTGTATGCCACGATATGGGAGTTGACAAAAAGAATATCCACATTGTTGCAACAGAGGCGACTCGCAAGGCTCTCAATTCAGCCCAGTTTATAGAGGTTgtcaaggagaagactgGGCTGTCTATCGAGATGCTACCTAAAGAAATTGAGGGCCAGATCGGAGCGTTGGGAATCGCGAGCGGATTCACCAAACTGTCCGGCCTTGTGATGGATCTTGGAGGTGGCAGCACCCAGATCACTTGGATGGTCAGCCAAGGCGGTCATATCAGAATCAGCCCGCTCGGGAGCTTTAGTTTCCCTTATGGCGCGGCTGCTCTATCCAGACAGCTTCGTGATCTGCggaagggcaagaagaaagatgaaggggaagaagctgtcgcTCGATTTCGAGAGGAAATGATTCAAAAATTCAGAGACGCATATGATCATTTGCAAATCCCCGAAACTATGattgaaaaggccaaagaaCAGGGAGGCTTTCGTATCTACCTCTCTGGCGGTGGCTTCCGAGGTTGGGGCTATCTGCTGCTATATCTCAACCAGTCCCACGGCAAACATTATCCAATCTCCGTCATCAATGGATACACAGTCGGTAGAGAACAATTCGAAGACACAGATACTGTGAAACAGATTGCAAAAGCGGCAAAAGATGTATTCCGGGTCTCGGATCGCCGCCGGTCGCAAGTTCCTGCAGTGGCATTCTTGGTTAATGTCTTAGCCGAAGCTATTCCTCATGGAATCAGGGAGGCTCACTTTTGTCAAGGCGGAGTGCGAGAGGGATATCTCTTCAGAACACTGAGTCCTGAGGTTAGAGAACTCTCCCCGCTGTCAGTTGCAACGCAAAATTTTGCACCGACTTCCTATCGCACTATCCAGGAACTGCTCAAGAGTGCCATCCCGAAACCCTCAAAGAATCAAACAAAGAGGTTTCCTGAAGAATTCGGAGAGCATGTTATCGATTCTTTTGCTAATGTCATGTATGTTCACATGTTCATGTCCAAAgagacagcatcaacaactgCGCTTTACTCTACCAGTGTTGGGATTATGTCGTCTACCCATGGAGTGTCTCACCAAGACCGCGCTAGGCTTGCGCTGATGCTTGAATCTCGATATCGTGGGGAATTGCCGCCACGCGAGATGGAATTCCGCGAAGCACTGCGCTCTCTTATTACACCGGAAGAGGTGTGGTGGACTACTTACTTAGGCAGAGTTGGATACATGATTACTCGACTGTATCCATCTGGAGAAATTGACACTGCAAAGCCTCGGGTTGTATTTTCTGCTGAGTGGTCATGGAcgatggggaagaagaggaacaaaGAGGGACTTGTCTTGACGCTATCAGTGCAGAAGCTGAAAAACGATCCTGCACATCTCAAGAAAGCTCTGGAGGATAACGTCAAAGTGATTCAAAAAGTCGGTAAGAAGAAGCGCTGGATAGGAAAAGACGATCCATGGGGTATGAAAGTCAAAGTAAATGTCGTCGAAGAAGGAATATTGGAAACTCCAGACTGTTAA
- a CDS encoding amino acid permease domain-containing protein, translated as MEKKYGSGPDEAYDVNIEASPPGDNTDFTFAHDGEQLKRGLKSRHLQFLALGGAIGTGLFVGSGGILADTGPAPLFMAYISMSMIVYIVMNVLAEMTVYLPFRGVTIPYYVSRFVDPSLGFAAGWNYWYAYTMLVAAEASAAAIVLDYWKAHVNVAVWIAIVLVVLLALNLFAAAIFGEAEFIFASIKLIALFVLCIIGIVLFFGGGPNQHHVLGFHYWNDPGAFVEYNAKGATGRFLGYWHAFVKAGFAFITSPELIAIAAGEAVSPRRNLKKAARRFTFRLALFYGVSSLIIGIIVPSNDPRLLGASNASASPFVIGIQNAGIPVLNHIINAVILTSAWSAGNSFLYSASRVLYSMAINGQAPKWFALTNRLGVPWVAVLFTWAFSLLAFLNVNNSGATVFNWFVNISTISGFLAWIIIMVTYLRFRKAIIFNNLWGELPYKTPLQPYGTYAALFVISILTLTNGFQVFIGDNWNVSDFLAAYITLPIFLALYIGHKIWKRTPFCIRTSEVDVITGKKEMDEMEAMDQPPVPKNFLQKVWFWLA; from the exons ATGGAGAAAAAGTACGGCTCCGGGCCTGACGAGGCCTACGACGTCAACATCGAGGCCAGCCCACCAGGTGACAACACCGACTTCACATTTGCCCACGATggcgagcagctcaagcGTGGTCTCAAGAGTCGTCATTTGCAGTTCCTGGCCCTGGGAGGAGCCATTGGAACCGGTCTCTTCGTGGGATCCGGTGGCATCCTCGCAGATACCGGCCCTGCGCCGCTCTTCATGGCCTACATTTCCATGTCCATGATTGTCTACATCGTTATGAACGTCCTGGCCGAAATGACTGTCTATCTCCCATTCAGAGGTGTCACCATCCCCTACTACGTCAGCCGCTTTGTCGATCCCAGTTTAGGTTTTGCTGCCGGTTGGAACTACTGGTATGCCTACACAATGCTTGTCGCCGCAgaagcttcagcagctgccaTTGTCCTGGACTATTGGAAAGCCCATGTCAATGTTGCTGTCTGGATTGCCATCGTACTCGTCGTCTTGTTGGCACTCAACTTgtttgccgccgccatctttggaGAGGCAGAGTTTATCTTTGCATCCATCAAGCTCATTGCCTTGTTTGTTCTTTGCATCATCGGCATTGTTCTGTTCTTTGGTGGCGGGCCGAATCAGCACCATGTCCTTGGTTTCCACTATTGGAATGATCCTGGCGCATTTGTAGAATACAATGCCAAGGGTGCAACAGGCAGATTCTTGGGTTACTGGCACGCCTTTGTCAAAGCAG GATTTGCCTTCATTACCAGCCCAGAATTGATCGCAATCGCCGCCGGAGAAGCTGTTTCCCCCCGCCGAAACCTCAAGAAGGCAGCTCGTCGCTTTACTTTCCGTCTGGCATTATTCTACGGTGTCTCGTCACTCATCATTGGCATCATTGTCCCCTCAAACGATCCTAGATTGCTCGGAGCCTCAAACGCCAGCGCCTCGCCCTTTGTTATCGGCATTCAAAATGCTGGTATTCCTGTCCTGAaccacatcatcaacgcTGTCATTCTTACCTCTGCCTGGTCGGCCGGAAACTCTTTCCTCTACTCCGCCAGTCGAGTTCTATACTCCATGGCCATCAACGGCCAGGCTCCCAAGTGGTTTGCCCTTACCAATCGCTTGGGTGTCCCCTGGGTTGCCGTTCTATTCACCTGggccttctcccttctcgcCTTCCTCAATGTCAACAACTCCGGTGCCACCGTCTTCAACTGGTTTGTCAACATTTCAACCATTTCTGGCTTCCTTGCTTGGATTATCATCATGGTCACCTATCTTCGCTTCCGCAAAGCCATCATTTTCAACAATCTCTGGGGAGAATTGCCATACAAGACACCGCTGCAGCCTTACGGCACATATGCTGCGCTCTTCGTTATTTCTATTCTCACCCTCACCAATGGTTTCCAAGTCTTCATCGGTGACAACTGGAATGTAAGCGACTTCCTCGCTGCCTACATCACACTGCCCATCTTCCTTGCGCTTTACATTGGTCACAAGATCTGGAAGCGAACACCCTTCTGTATCAGGACATCCGAGGTTGATGTTATTACcggcaagaaggagatggacGAAATGGAGGCCATGGATCAGCCGCCTGTGCCCAAGAACTTCCTGCAGAAGGTGTGGTTCTGGTTGGCCTAG
- a CDS encoding major facilitator superfamily domain-containing protein, producing MASEPVDVRYDDDKKGPSSSDDFPREVDESASSIPVLDPNAEKRLLLKLDTYFVPIIMLVYLTCFLDRSSIGNVKVAGMPQDIGASPKQFSTAVSIFYATYVVFEPPWSILMKWVTPRILLTGLCTVWSLTTIFSGFIHNVAGLYAVRLILGACEAGLFPALNLYLTMVYKRHEQGIRVSYLFVCTAISGAFGGLLAFCILKMDGVAGYAGWRWVYIIEGIFSFIVAPIIWFGLPNDPSNAYFLNEEEKAMMKVREAQRAQYMGSEEFSWEEIRISLKDPKLYLSAAIQFCQDILLYGFSTFLPSIIVSMGYTSIQAQYLSIPVFLFGGICFIAFAYISDRTCIRGPMVFLANIPGIIGYILILCPTSNPVKFFGTFLCAVAVYNGPGLNLTWLNVNVAPHYRRATAIGVQQGLANTAGIVAGQIYRTAPFVLGNGFSVGALGVSQLLIIAKWFYIRHRNNQKEKIANGEMEDTRKVQTGDRAVDFKYHL from the exons ATGGCTTCGGAACCAGTCGATGTGAGgtacgacgacgacaagaagGGTCCGTCTTCCAGCGATGACTTCCCTCGTGAAGTTGACGAGTCAGCCTCGTCCATTCCGGTGCTCGACCCTAATGCCGAGAAGCGCCTGTTATTGAAGCTGGACACTTACTTCGtccccatcatcatgctTGTCTACCTGACTTGTTTCCTCGATCGAAGCAGCATTGGCAACGTCAAGGTTGCCGGCATGCCCCAAGATATCGGCGCCAGCCCGAAGCAGTTCTCGACGGCCGTTTCCATCTTCTATGCGACCTACGTGGTGTTTGAGCCTCCGTGGAGTATCCTGATGAAATGGGTCACGCCACGCATCTTGCTCACGGGCCTCTGCACCGTTTGGTCTCTGACAACCATCTTCTCGGGCTTCATCCACAACGTAGCTGGCTTGTATGCCGTGCGACTCATTCTCGGTGCCTGCGAGGCCGGACTCTTCCCTGCGCTGAACTTGTACCTCACCATGGTGTACAAGCGCCACGAGCAAGGAATAAGGGTGTCGTATCTGTTTGTGTGCACGGCGATTTCGGGTGCCTTTGGAGGATTGCTTGCGTTTTGCATTCTCAAGATGGACGGTGTTGCGGGCTATgcgggctggagatgggtgTATATCATCGAAGGtatcttcagcttcatcgtTGCGCCGATTATCTGGTTCGGATTGCCCAACGATCCTTCCAATGCCTACTTCCttaatgaagaagagaaggctATGATGAAGGTCCGTGAGGCACAGCGGGCTCAGTATATGGGCAGCGAGGAATTCAGCTGGGAGGAGATTCGGATTAGTCTCAAGGACCCGAAGCTATATCTCAG TGCCGCCATTCAATTCTGCCAGGACATCCTCCTGTACGGCTTCAGCACATTCCTCCCTTCCATCATTGTCAGCATGGGCTACACTTCCATCCAAGCCCAATATCTCAGTATCCCGGTATTCTTGTTTGGCGGCATTTGCTTCATTGCATTTGCGTATATTTCGGACCGGACCTGTATTCGCGGGCCAATGGTGTTTCTTGCCAACATTCCGGGCATCATCGGCTACATACTTATTCTCTGCCCTACGAGCAACCCCGTCAAGTTCTTTGGCACGTTTCTCTGTGCCGTTGCGGTTTATAATGGTCCTGGACTAAACCTGACGTGGCtcaatgtcaatgtcgcGCCGCATTACCGCCGTGCTACCGCGATTGGAGTGCAGCAAGGTCTTGCAAACACGGCTGGTATTGTTGCAGGACAGATTTACAGGACCGCGCCGTTCGTCCTGGGAAATGGCTTCTCTGTGGGCGCGCTGGGAGTTTCGCAGCTGCTTATTATTGCCAAGTGGTTCTATATCCGGCACCGCAATAaccagaaggagaagattgcAAAcggagagatggaggacaCTCGGAAGGTCCAGACTGGAGATCGGGCTGTTGATTTCAAGTATCATCTGTGA
- a CDS encoding fungal specific transcription factor domain-containing protein has protein sequence METPEDSPGQVAEQFTSRPVACLNCRQRRSYCSKEKPTCSRCRDSRLKCVYEGARKILVNESYLRELEAKAKALDSMQPGGSTATIRHRNSNDEDDDFEDEQPLLEPFTQLSLDKPSTSFQGPASADNFLRNVRKLSGFQGDDGSLDLVNNFYEPDALPSRRQVVFSIRSRLPPIDMARRLFSAQYMYIGTIFAFTDPRDSFERLLVEAYSGLPDPSDKTACLEYAKVLLILAFGQLYSVNQWVDFRGPPGFDYFRDALNLLPETHEEGSILCVETLALAGYFMQNMNRRDAAFQYIGKALRMAISLGLHQEVSPHYSSQQGPVLDKAEREHRRRVWWSIYSLDRILCVKSGNPITIQDEDIGVDMPSLLPGDAEYCPAVVLRHYTELSRILGQIHMTIYRRSNKSAPKSGKSLMASVQSIIFSLSKWNRELPDELRFDPAQLTFSRESVGAFAHYYQCINMTVRPLLFHVVQKRLKAIRSGDGPAEKERDWKEGLSQTTVRVIDMCIGAAQDVINMMAIVAQRDLVATYGYMDGEHIFSATIVLVMVCTAFPDNAANNLAMAAGLGLLRNMGERGNSHMGARYELLANIYSGSSIFSPTAHQQQFAMMTPVSQTATPMNGKGTVTPRISMAPYPITAYSTAVGSADGPFNFPAVNNDALNEPFYDESVSTGMDFGLWEEGFAYPTMDLDLDLAQRTSTVGGTGGPDIREWMIDFMGQGNSA, from the exons ATGGAAACTCCAGAGGATTCGCCTGGGCAGGTTGCGGAGCAGTTTACTTCAAGACCAGTTGC tTGTCTGAATTGCCGCCAGCGACGCTCATACTGCTCCAAGGAGAAGCCTACGTGCTCGAGATGTCGTGATTCTCGATTGAAGTGTGTTTATGAAGGAGCGCGGAAGATTCTGGTCAATGAATC TTATTTGCGAGAGCtcgaagcaaaagcaaaagccttAGACA GCATGCAGCCCGGCGGCTCGACTGCCACGATCCGCCATCGCAATtccaatgatgaagacgacgactttgaagatgagcagcCTCTACTTGAGCCCTTTACTCAACTGAGTCTAGACAAACCCTCAACAA GTTTCCAAGGTCCTGCATCAGCAGACAATTTCCTTCGCAATGTGAGAAAGTTGTCTGGCTTCCAGGGTGATGATGGGAGTCTCGACTTGGTGAACAATTTCTATGAGCCTGACGCTCTGCCTTCACGGCGACAAGTCGTGTTCAGCATTCGCTCGCGGCTGCCGCCCATTGACATGGCACGACGGCTCTTTTCAGCACAATACATGTATATCGGCACCATTTTTGCCTTTACCGATCCGAGGGACTCGTTTGAGCGCTTGCTGGTTGAAGCTTATAGCGGATTACCAGATCCTTCCGATAAGACGGCGTGCTTGGAGTACGCCAAGGTGCTCTTGATTCTTGCCTTTGGGCAGCTGTACTCGGTGAATCAATGGGTAGATTTTCGAGGACCTCCCGGGTTCGATTACTTTAGAGATGCGCTAAATCTGCTTCCCGAGACCCATGAAGAAGGGTCTATTCTATGCGTTGAGACTTTGGCGCTTGCGGGATACTTTATGCAAAATATGAACCGACGAGATGCTGCGTTCCAGTATATTGGCAAGGCTTTGCGCATGGCCATCTCACTCGGGTTGCACCAAGAAGTGAGCCCTCACTACAGCTCACAGCAGGGCCCGGTTTTggacaaggcagagagagaacaTCGTCGTCGAGTCTGGTGGTCTATCTACAGCTTGGACAGGATTCTGTGCGTCAAGTCTGGTAATCCCATCACTATTCAAGATGAGGACATCGGAGTAGACATGCCATCGCTGCTCCCAGGAGATGCCGAGTATTGTCCTGCCGTAGTGCTGCGCCATTACACCGAACTGTCTCGCATTCTCGGCCAGATTCACATGACGATATACCGTAGATCAAACAAATCTGCGCCAAAATCCGGCAAGAGCCTCATGGCGTCGGTACAGAGTatcatcttttccctttcaaAATGGAATCGCGAGCTGCCCGATGAGCTGCGGTTTGACCCTGCACAGCTGACTTTTAGCCGCGAGAGTGTTGGAGCATTTGCACACTACTATCAATGTATTAACATGACTGTACGGCCGTTGCTATTTCATGTGGTCCAGAAGCGTTTGAAGGCGATTCGAAGCGGCGATGGTCCGGCTGAGAAGGAGCGCGACTGGAAAGAAGGGCTCTCGCAGACGACGGTGAGAGTCATTGACATGTGCATTGGAGCGGCACAGGATGTTATCAATATGATGGCCATTGTGGCACAACGAGACTTGGTTG CAACATATGGCTACATGGACGGGGAGCACATCTTTTCTGCCACGATTGTGCTCGTCATGGTATGCACGGCATTTCCTGACAATGCCGCTAAcaacttggccatggcagctggGCTTGGCCTGTTGAGGAACATGGGCGAGCGAGGGAATAGCCATATGGGCGCTCGATATGAGTTGCTGGCGAACATCTACTCGGGCTCGAGTATTTTCTCTCCCACTGCCCATCAGCAGCAATTTGCTATGATGACGCCTGTCTCTCAAACTGCCACTCCGATGAATGGCAAGGGAACTGTCACGCCACGCATATCGATGGCTCCATACCCCATCACAGCATACAGTACCGCCGTAGGCAGTGCAGATGGGCCGTTCAACTTTCCAGCGGTCAATAATGATGCACTGAACGAACCATTTTATGACGAGAGCGTGAGCACGGGCATGGATTTTGGACTTTGGGAAGAGGGATTTGCATATCCGACGATGGATTTAGACCTAGATTTGGCGCAGCGTACATCGACGGTTGGGGGAACTGGCGGGCCAGATATTCGCGAGTGGATGATTGATTTTATGGGACAGGGTAATTCAGCATGA
- a CDS encoding alpha/beta hydrolase fold domain-containing protein — protein sequence MAELAYQILPTINQVEVGNYSVFYREAGPANAPTLLLLHGFPSSSFLFRHMIPLLALTYHVIAPDFPGFGFTKSPANFPHTFDNIADVMEGFLDALNIQEFAEYIIDYGAPVGLRLAVRRPHAVKAIVTQNGNAYLEGLGPGFDAIRTYWASGSQSDRDALIPFFTLNATEGQYTTGTKNPDALEPESWWLDYALMNDQPGNIDIQLDYFFDYQNNVAQYPQYQKYFRQSQVPLLAVWGENDQFFIPAGAKAFKKDLQHAEIHLIDAGHFALISNLKDILHFMLPFLHKTLRSGAHHY from the exons ATGGCGGAATTAGCATACCAGATACTGCCGACGATCAACCAAGTCGAAGTCGGCAACTATTCAGTCTTTTATCGCGAGGCTGGTCCGGCCAATGCCCCAACCCTCCTATTGCTTCATGGCtttccctcatcatcattcctTTTCCGACACATGATTCCCCTTCTTGCTCTAACATATCATGTTATTGCACCGGATTTTCCTGGATTTGGCTTTACAAAGAGTCCTGCAAACTTTCCCCACACGTTTGACAACATAGCCGATGTTATGGAAGGGTTCCTTGACGCTCTCAATATCCAGGAGTTTGCTGAATACATCATTGACTACGGAGCACCTGTTGGCCTGCGGCTCGCTGTCCGACGACCCCATGCAGTCAAGGCTATTGTGACACAGAATGGGAATGCTTACTTGGAAGGACTTGGACCTGGATTCGACGCCATAAGAACATATTGGGCATCTGGGAGTCAATC TGATCGCGATGCATTGATCCCGTTCTTTACCTTGAACGCAACCGAGGGGCAATATACGACGGGAACGAAGAACCCTGATGCCCTGGAACCGGAGTCTTGGTGGCTTGATTATGCGCTCATGAATGACCAGCCCGGCAACATCGATATCCAGCTGGATTACTTTTTTGACTACCAAAACAATGTGGCGCAATACCCGCAATACCAAAAGTATTTCCGCCAGTCTCAAGTTCCTCTGCTTGCTGTATGGGGAGAAAACGACCAATT CTTCATTCCTGCTGGTGCGAAAGCATTTAAGAAAGATTTGCAACATGCCGAGATTCATCTGATTGATGCTGGGCATTTCGCTCTGATCAGCAATCTCAAGGATATTCTGCACTTTATGCTGCCGTTTCTACACAAGACTTTGAGGAGCGGAGCGCACCACTATTAG
- a CDS encoding carbonic anhydrase domain-containing protein has product MSTPFESEVLEANAKYASTYKHSGLECPPLKKAVLITCMDCRLDPKSAYGFDLGEVTTIRNAGASGRDAARSVLLTTHVLGAEEVLLIKHTRCGLLGVPSEVVQDIMKKNLGLAESEDVDNFEVLTFHDLEASTREEVEYLRNHPFWRSHIRVTGWIHDTDTGVLKKVVE; this is encoded by the exons ATGTCTACTCCTTTTGAATCTGAAGTCCTCGAAGCCAATGCCAAATACGCCAGCACGTATAAGCACAGCGGTCTTGAATGCCCTCCTCTGAAGAAGGCTGTTCTCA TCACATGCATGGATTGTCGTCTTGATCCAAAATCCGCCTACGGTTTCGACCTAGGCGAAGTCACCACCATTCGTAACGCCGGTGCCTCTGGCCGAGATGCTGCGCGCTCGGTACTTCTGACGACTCATGTTTTGGGCGCTGAGGAGGTCCTCCTGATTAAGCACACTAGATGCGGGCTGCTGGGTGTTCCATCTGAGGTTGTGCAAGAtatcatgaagaagaatttgGGGTTGGCGGAATCCGAGGATGTGGATAATTTCGAGGTCCTTACTTTTCATGATTTAGAAGCGTCTACCCGAGAGGAGGTGGAGTATCTTCGAAATCACCCTTTTTGGCGCAGTCATATCCGAGTGACGGGTTGGATTCATGATACTGATACGGGTGTTCTCAAGAAAGTCGTGGAATAA